A genomic region of Acidimicrobiales bacterium contains the following coding sequences:
- a CDS encoding bifunctional (p)ppGpp synthetase/guanosine-3',5'-bis(diphosphate) 3'-pyrophosphohydrolase: MPAVTRVLPWRRRPKAAVGETSALITEFHQRHPDADTALIEQAYRVALAAHEGQTRKSGEPYIHHPMSVATIVARQGLDDVTVAAALLHDAVEDTSVSLDDLERDFGSDVRLIVDGVTKLDRLRFDTREEQQAASVRKMLVALAKDLRVLIIKLADRLHNMRTLAALPEHKQQRVAQETLDIYAPLANRLGMQEVRDQLQDLALATLHPKRYSQIDQMVQDRSPERDLYLAQLIGEVEGRLAELSIKGHVYGRPKQLWSIYDKMILKGRSFEEIHDLVGVRVIVENVRDCYAALGTIHATWKPVQGRFKDYVAMPKFNLYQSLHTTVVGPQGKLVEFQVRTAEMHARAEYGVAAHWDYKTRSPSDEMAWLGRIVEWQAETEDPGTFMANLKTDLELDEVYVFTPQGRVVSLPVGATMVDFAYAIHTDVGHTCVGAKVAGRLVPLESRLVTGDTVEIVTSRQPDAGPSQDWLQFVATHRASSKIKHWYSQERRSDAIDSGHDELTAELRRAGLPTHAVLAGSELADVAADLNYHEPDALYAAVGEHHVSARSVVARVAKVLSEQDPDADLPATVVQPNRLRRETGSVGVHVEGLDDMMVRLSRCCTPVPPDEIMGFVTRGRGVSVHRADCANAVSLRADQADRLIDVDWDEESGGHFAVAVELKALDRPRLLRDVTGVLADNHVNVLSTSTVTSGTDRVATMRFEFEIGDPSHLETLLRLLRQVDSVYDVHRVVPGGGEDTGDVDETDGT; encoded by the coding sequence GTGCCCGCGGTGACCCGGGTCCTGCCCTGGCGGCGACGTCCCAAGGCGGCCGTCGGCGAGACCTCGGCGCTTATCACCGAGTTCCACCAACGCCATCCGGACGCCGACACGGCACTCATCGAGCAGGCCTACCGGGTTGCCCTGGCCGCCCACGAGGGCCAGACCCGCAAGTCGGGCGAGCCATACATCCATCACCCCATGTCGGTGGCCACCATCGTGGCCCGCCAGGGCCTAGACGACGTCACGGTGGCCGCCGCCCTCCTCCACGACGCCGTTGAGGACACCTCGGTCAGCCTGGACGACCTGGAACGGGACTTCGGGTCCGACGTCCGGCTCATCGTGGACGGCGTGACCAAGTTGGACCGCCTCCGGTTCGACACCCGTGAGGAGCAGCAGGCGGCCAGCGTGCGCAAGATGCTCGTCGCCCTGGCCAAGGACCTTCGGGTGCTGATCATCAAGTTGGCCGACCGCCTCCACAACATGCGGACCCTGGCCGCCCTGCCCGAACACAAGCAGCAGCGGGTGGCCCAGGAGACCTTGGACATCTACGCACCGCTGGCCAACCGGCTGGGCATGCAGGAGGTTCGGGATCAGCTCCAGGACCTGGCCCTGGCCACCCTCCACCCCAAGCGGTACAGCCAGATCGACCAGATGGTCCAGGACCGCTCGCCAGAGCGTGACCTCTACCTGGCCCAACTGATCGGCGAGGTAGAGGGCCGGCTGGCCGAGCTGTCCATCAAGGGCCACGTGTACGGGCGACCGAAGCAGCTCTGGAGCATCTACGACAAGATGATCCTGAAAGGACGGTCCTTCGAGGAGATTCACGACCTGGTAGGGGTCCGGGTGATCGTCGAAAACGTCCGGGACTGCTACGCCGCGCTGGGCACAATCCACGCCACCTGGAAGCCAGTCCAAGGGCGCTTCAAGGACTACGTCGCCATGCCCAAGTTCAACCTCTACCAGTCGCTACACACGACGGTCGTCGGCCCCCAGGGCAAGCTGGTGGAGTTCCAGGTGCGGACCGCCGAGATGCACGCCCGGGCCGAGTACGGGGTGGCCGCCCACTGGGACTACAAGACCCGGTCGCCCTCCGACGAGATGGCGTGGCTCGGCCGGATCGTGGAGTGGCAGGCCGAGACCGAGGACCCCGGCACCTTCATGGCCAACCTCAAGACCGACCTGGAGCTAGACGAGGTCTACGTCTTCACTCCGCAGGGAAGGGTGGTCAGCCTGCCCGTGGGAGCCACCATGGTCGACTTCGCCTACGCCATCCACACCGACGTGGGCCACACCTGCGTTGGGGCCAAGGTGGCCGGACGGCTCGTCCCGCTGGAGAGCAGACTGGTCACCGGTGACACGGTCGAAATCGTCACCTCCCGGCAACCCGACGCCGGGCCCAGCCAGGACTGGCTGCAGTTCGTGGCCACCCACCGGGCGTCCAGCAAGATCAAACACTGGTACTCCCAGGAGCGTCGATCGGATGCCATTGACTCCGGGCACGACGAGCTCACCGCCGAACTACGACGGGCCGGGCTGCCGACCCACGCCGTGCTCGCCGGTTCCGAGCTGGCCGACGTGGCGGCCGACCTGAACTACCACGAGCCCGACGCCCTGTACGCCGCAGTGGGCGAGCACCACGTGTCGGCCCGTTCGGTGGTGGCCCGGGTGGCCAAGGTCCTGAGCGAGCAAGATCCCGATGCCGACCTCCCAGCCACCGTCGTGCAGCCCAACCGACTTCGCCGGGAAACCGGCTCGGTCGGAGTCCACGTCGAAGGCCTGGACGACATGATGGTCCGGCTGTCCCGCTGCTGCACCCCGGTACCCCCCGACGAGATCATGGGGTTCGTGACCCGGGGCCGGGGCGTATCGGTCCACCGGGCCGACTGCGCCAACGCCGTGTCGTTGAGGGCCGACCAGGCCGACCGCCTCATCGATGTGGACTGGGACGAGGAGTCGGGCGGCCACTTCGCGGTAGCCGTCGAACTCAAGGCCCTGGACCGACCCCGGCTGCTGCGCGACGTCACAGGCGTACTGGCCGACAACCACGTCAACGTGCTCTCCACCTCGACGGTCACCAGCGGCACCGACCGGGTGGCCACCATGCGCTTCGAGTTCGAAATCGGCGACCCGTCCCACCTCGAGACGCTGCTGCGGCTCCTACGCCAGGTGGACTCGGTATACGACGTCCACCGCGTGGTGCCGGGCGGTGGGGAGGACACCGGCGACGTCGACGAAACGGACGGGACCTGA
- the hisS gene encoding histidine--tRNA ligase, producing MADHPFRAPKGTRDILWPDSARWRALVDVFADVAGSAGYLEVIPPMFEHVEVFQRLGEATDVVRKEMYSFEDKGGRTMALRPEQTASVVRAFAEHRPPVPWKAWYAGPNFRYERAQKGRFRQFDQVGVEALGPEDAHLDAEVIALAWRFYERLGLRRVTLLVNSLGSTDDRQRYVAALRTHFEAHLDALSEESRATLDTNPLRVLDSRREADADLVAAAPNMADHLGDDSVIHFSQVTDALGALGVPFTVAPRLVRGLDYYVRTTFEFAAEALDAAQNAVGGGGRYDGLAEDLGAPPTPGVGFALGVDRTLLACDAEGVFEAPSAAVDVFVVDTTGGNLAVVLTDRIRAAGLRADRSWDDRSMKAQMKAADRSGAALAVIVGDDERDAGTVTVRDLRGDDGQEAVALDSMIDTLRARLR from the coding sequence GTGGCCGACCACCCGTTCCGCGCCCCCAAGGGCACCCGCGACATCCTCTGGCCGGACTCGGCCAGGTGGCGGGCCCTGGTCGACGTGTTCGCCGACGTGGCCGGCTCGGCCGGCTACCTCGAAGTCATCCCGCCCATGTTCGAGCACGTGGAAGTGTTCCAACGCCTCGGCGAGGCCACCGACGTGGTCCGCAAGGAGATGTACTCCTTCGAGGACAAGGGTGGTCGCACCATGGCCCTGCGTCCCGAGCAGACGGCCAGCGTGGTCCGGGCCTTCGCAGAGCACCGCCCGCCCGTCCCCTGGAAGGCCTGGTACGCCGGACCTAACTTCCGGTACGAGCGGGCCCAAAAAGGTCGGTTCCGGCAGTTCGACCAGGTCGGTGTGGAGGCCCTAGGCCCTGAGGACGCCCACTTGGATGCCGAGGTGATCGCCCTGGCCTGGCGGTTCTATGAGCGGCTCGGACTGCGCCGAGTCACCCTGCTGGTCAACTCGCTGGGCAGCACCGACGACCGGCAGCGGTACGTCGCCGCGCTGCGTACCCACTTCGAGGCCCACCTGGACGCCCTCAGTGAGGAGTCGCGGGCCACCCTGGACACCAACCCCCTCCGAGTCCTGGACTCCCGCCGGGAGGCCGACGCCGACCTGGTGGCCGCCGCCCCGAACATGGCCGACCATCTGGGCGACGACTCGGTGATCCACTTCAGTCAGGTCACTGACGCCCTGGGTGCCCTTGGAGTGCCGTTTACCGTGGCCCCCCGGCTGGTGCGCGGCCTCGACTACTACGTCCGGACCACCTTCGAGTTCGCCGCCGAGGCCCTGGACGCCGCTCAAAACGCGGTGGGCGGTGGCGGACGGTACGACGGGCTGGCCGAGGACTTGGGTGCCCCGCCAACCCCGGGCGTAGGTTTCGCCCTCGGCGTGGACCGCACCCTGCTGGCCTGCGACGCCGAAGGGGTCTTTGAGGCGCCGTCAGCGGCCGTCGACGTGTTCGTGGTCGACACCACGGGCGGGAATCTGGCCGTGGTCCTGACTGACCGGATACGGGCCGCCGGCCTGCGGGCCGACCGATCGTGGGACGACCGCTCCATGAAGGCACAGATGAAGGCGGCCGACCGGAGCGGCGCCGCGCTGGCCGTGATCGTTGGCGACGACGAGCGCGACGCCGGCACAGTCACCGTCCGGGACCTGCGGGGCGACGATGGCCAGGAGGCCGTCGCTCTGGACTCCATGATCGACACCCTGCGAGCGAGGCTGCGTTGA
- the alaS gene encoding alanine--tRNA ligase codes for MTTASDPESLPTANGVRRAFVDFFGGHGHHHEASGSLIPHDPTLLFTVAGMVPFKPYFVGEQPAPWPRAVTVQKCVRAGGKHNDLDEVGRTSRHLTFFEMLGNFSFGDYFKSEACAFAWEFVTANLGLDPERLWITVHVSDDEAEAIWRDEVGVPAERIQRLDEENYWRMADTGPCGPCSEIFWDKGPDFGEDGGPAHGGDERFIEIWNLVFMQFEQHDDGSMTSLPAPSIDTGAGLERILSVLEGVDSVWETEEFSRLLGRIGELSGVPHGSSDRTDVSQRILADHARSSTFLISDGVFPSNEDRGYVLRRIIRRAVRHAWLLGVQDPIMPELVDAVVGIMGSDYPELERNHAYVRDVLDREEARFRETLRTGLAILDDALDGVGEGGRLDGDVAFKLHDTYGFPLELTEEITAERGVEVDLEGFRVAMADQQQRARAARKEAGGTATAGDLRAVLEANGPTEFVGREEEEADATVLFSDGGVVVLDRTPFYAESGGQIGDTGTLVSGSGTARVVDTTLALDGLHQHHVEMVDGTLEVGGVVRAAIDADRRTAIRRNHTGTHLLHSALRRVLGDHVKQQGSYVGPDRLRFDFSHFEALTPEQVVAVEDLANADVLANPACRHYETTKEEAEQAGAIAFFGDKYGDQVRVLEAGPHSTELCGGTHVAALGDIGPLKIVAEGSIGSNIRRIEAVTGTAPIDRLRAAEAVLDQAADMVGVPVDDLLDGVQKRVDELRALRRELDEWKRRVALGRADELAATAADGVVATLVDDIDRDGLRDLAIAVRDRDGVRVAILGTAPKEGGAALVAAVTPDSGLDAGALLVDAAKTIGGGGRSNPEVTMVGGKAPEHLADALEQARAAAHAG; via the coding sequence ATGACTACCGCGTCCGACCCGGAGTCCCTGCCGACCGCCAACGGGGTGCGGCGCGCCTTCGTCGACTTCTTTGGCGGGCACGGCCACCACCACGAAGCCTCGGGCAGTCTGATCCCGCACGACCCGACGCTGCTGTTCACAGTGGCCGGCATGGTTCCGTTCAAGCCGTACTTCGTAGGTGAGCAGCCGGCCCCATGGCCCCGGGCCGTCACCGTCCAGAAGTGCGTCCGGGCCGGAGGAAAGCACAACGACCTTGACGAGGTGGGTCGAACCAGCCGTCACCTGACCTTCTTCGAGATGCTGGGCAACTTCAGCTTCGGCGACTACTTCAAGTCCGAGGCCTGCGCCTTCGCCTGGGAGTTCGTGACCGCCAACCTGGGCCTCGATCCGGAGCGGCTGTGGATCACCGTCCACGTCAGCGACGACGAGGCCGAGGCCATCTGGCGCGACGAGGTGGGGGTGCCCGCCGAGCGCATTCAGCGCCTAGACGAAGAGAACTACTGGCGGATGGCCGACACCGGCCCATGCGGGCCCTGCTCGGAGATCTTCTGGGACAAGGGCCCGGACTTCGGCGAGGACGGAGGCCCCGCCCACGGCGGGGACGAGCGGTTCATCGAGATCTGGAACCTCGTGTTCATGCAGTTCGAGCAGCACGACGACGGGTCCATGACGTCGCTGCCCGCCCCGTCCATCGACACGGGGGCCGGCTTGGAGCGCATCCTCAGCGTGCTGGAGGGCGTCGACTCGGTTTGGGAGACCGAGGAGTTCTCGCGCCTGCTCGGCCGGATCGGTGAGCTAAGCGGGGTGCCCCACGGATCGTCGGATCGCACCGACGTGTCACAGCGGATCCTGGCCGACCACGCCCGGTCGTCCACCTTCCTGATCAGCGACGGCGTCTTCCCCAGCAACGAGGACCGGGGTTACGTGCTGCGTCGCATCATCCGGAGGGCCGTACGCCACGCCTGGCTGCTCGGAGTGCAGGACCCGATCATGCCGGAGCTGGTCGACGCGGTGGTAGGCATCATGGGCTCCGACTACCCGGAGCTAGAGCGCAACCACGCCTACGTACGCGATGTACTGGACCGCGAGGAGGCCCGGTTCCGCGAGACCCTACGGACCGGATTGGCCATCCTCGACGACGCCCTGGACGGGGTAGGCGAGGGCGGCCGGCTGGACGGCGACGTGGCCTTCAAGCTGCACGACACCTACGGGTTCCCCCTGGAACTGACCGAAGAGATCACCGCCGAACGGGGCGTCGAGGTCGACCTGGAGGGCTTCCGGGTCGCCATGGCCGACCAGCAGCAGCGGGCCCGGGCGGCCCGCAAGGAGGCAGGAGGCACGGCGACGGCCGGCGACCTCCGGGCGGTGCTGGAGGCCAACGGTCCCACCGAGTTTGTGGGACGGGAGGAGGAAGAGGCCGACGCCACGGTCCTGTTCTCCGACGGTGGAGTGGTCGTGCTGGACCGCACCCCGTTCTACGCCGAGTCCGGTGGCCAGATCGGCGACACCGGGACGCTTGTATCGGGGTCCGGCACTGCGAGGGTGGTAGACACCACGCTGGCGCTCGACGGCCTGCACCAGCACCACGTCGAGATGGTAGACGGGACCCTGGAGGTAGGCGGCGTGGTCCGAGCCGCCATCGACGCCGATCGTCGGACGGCCATCCGCCGTAACCACACCGGAACCCACCTCCTCCACTCGGCGCTCCGCCGGGTCCTGGGCGACCACGTCAAGCAACAGGGCTCCTATGTCGGCCCCGATCGGCTGCGCTTCGACTTCAGCCACTTCGAGGCCCTGACCCCTGAGCAGGTAGTCGCGGTGGAGGACCTGGCCAACGCCGACGTCCTGGCCAACCCGGCGTGTCGTCACTACGAGACAACGAAGGAGGAAGCCGAGCAGGCAGGGGCCATCGCCTTCTTCGGCGACAAGTACGGCGACCAGGTCCGCGTGCTGGAGGCCGGCCCCCACTCCACGGAACTGTGTGGCGGGACCCACGTGGCTGCCCTGGGCGACATCGGGCCGCTGAAGATCGTCGCCGAGGGTTCGATCGGCTCCAACATCCGACGGATCGAGGCGGTGACCGGCACAGCACCCATCGACCGTCTGCGGGCCGCCGAGGCCGTCCTGGACCAGGCGGCCGACATGGTCGGCGTGCCGGTCGACGACCTACTGGACGGCGTCCAGAAGCGGGTCGATGAGTTACGGGCCCTTCGCCGCGAGCTGGACGAGTGGAAGCGCCGGGTGGCGCTGGGACGGGCCGACGAGTTGGCCGCCACGGCGGCCGACGGCGTGGTCGCCACCCTGGTCGACGACATTGACCGCGACGGGCTGCGCGACCTGGCCATAGCCGTCCGGGACCGGGACGGCGTACGGGTCGCCATCCTGGGCACGGCCCCCAAAGAGGGAGGGGCCGCCCTGGTGGCCGCCGTGACCCCCGACAGCGGACTGGACGCCGGCGCCCTGCTGGTCGACGCGGCCAAGACCATTGGCGGGGGCGGTCGCTCCAACCCCGAGGTGACGATGGTGGGCGGCAAGGCCCCCGAGCACCTAGCCGACGCCCTCGAACAGGCACGGGCCGCCGCCCACGCCGGCTAA
- a CDS encoding replication-associated recombination protein A: MSGDLFASAAQERLARRAPLADRLRPTRLDDVVGQEHLLGPDRPLRRLIEGDRLSSVILWGPPGTGKTTVARLIARVTAAEFTELSAVSASVKDVRELVARAQARLGESDVGTILFLDEVHRFNKAQQDALLPSVESGLLVLIGATTENPFFEVNAPLMSRSTLFRLEPLAPEAVRSLLKRGLAAEEVAADDDALDLLVDRSAGDGRHALTSLEVAAALAVGRGGDRVSMVDAEAALGTKALRYGRDEHFDVISAFIKSIRGSDVDAGLYWLARMLDAGEDARFIARRLVILASEDVGMADPMSLVVADAAARAVEFVGLPEAGLNLAQAVVHLATAPKSNRVTVALGRAGVDARASGVGEVPMHLRDAHYRGAAQLGHGDGYRYPHDDPTGWVDQRHRPDEVEGNVYYDPSSHGAESEVAERMADRRQADRGAENDGRR; the protein is encoded by the coding sequence GTGTCCGGAGACCTGTTCGCCAGCGCCGCCCAGGAGCGCCTGGCCAGACGGGCCCCGCTGGCGGACCGCCTCCGTCCCACTCGCCTCGACGACGTCGTCGGCCAGGAACACCTGTTGGGCCCGGACCGTCCGCTCCGAAGGCTCATCGAGGGTGACCGCCTCTCGTCGGTGATCCTGTGGGGGCCACCGGGCACCGGAAAGACAACCGTGGCCCGCCTGATCGCCCGGGTCACGGCGGCGGAGTTCACCGAGCTTTCGGCGGTCAGCGCCAGCGTCAAGGACGTCCGGGAACTAGTGGCCCGGGCTCAGGCCCGGCTCGGTGAAAGTGACGTGGGCACCATCCTGTTCCTGGACGAGGTGCACCGGTTCAACAAGGCCCAGCAGGACGCCCTGCTCCCGTCGGTGGAGTCGGGTCTGTTGGTTCTGATCGGAGCTACTACCGAGAACCCGTTCTTCGAGGTCAACGCCCCACTGATGTCTCGATCCACCTTGTTCCGGCTCGAGCCCCTGGCCCCGGAGGCCGTGCGGAGTCTGCTGAAGCGGGGCCTGGCCGCCGAGGAGGTGGCGGCCGACGACGACGCCCTGGACCTGCTGGTGGACCGGTCGGCCGGTGACGGTCGCCACGCCCTGACCAGCCTGGAGGTGGCCGCAGCGCTGGCTGTCGGACGTGGCGGCGACCGGGTGTCGATGGTCGACGCCGAGGCGGCGCTAGGCACCAAGGCCCTGCGCTACGGCCGCGACGAGCACTTCGACGTCATCAGCGCCTTCATCAAGAGCATCCGCGGCTCCGACGTTGACGCCGGCCTCTACTGGCTGGCCCGGATGCTGGATGCCGGCGAGGACGCCAGGTTCATCGCCCGCCGCCTGGTCATCCTGGCCAGTGAGGATGTCGGCATGGCCGACCCGATGTCCCTCGTAGTGGCCGATGCTGCGGCCCGGGCCGTTGAGTTCGTGGGCCTGCCCGAGGCCGGATTGAACCTGGCTCAGGCCGTGGTACACCTGGCCACGGCTCCCAAGTCCAATCGGGTCACCGTGGCCCTGGGCCGGGCCGGGGTCGACGCCCGGGCGTCGGGGGTCGGCGAGGTACCGATGCACCTCCGCGACGCCCATTACCGGGGGGCGGCTCAGTTGGGACACGGCGACGGCTACCGGTACCCCCACGACGACCCCACCGGGTGGGTGGACCAGCGCCACCGTCCAGACGAGGTGGAGGGCAACGTCTACTACGATCCGTCATCACACGGCGCGGAGAGCGAGGTGGCCGAGCGGATGGCCGACCGCCGCCAGGCCGACCGGGGAGCGGAGAACGATGGGCGCAGGTGA
- the aspS gene encoding aspartate--tRNA ligase, with protein MTDYSTSLRTDLCGDLRVGDVGRQVTLCGWVDRRREHGEHLAFVDLRDRSGVVQLVIDGAHDLRSEYVLQVTGTVRERPADTANDGLATGAVEVDATDVTVLSTAEPPPFPLDDRIDVDEVLRLRHRYVDLRRPRMQRNLEVRARVNSAIRQAMEEQGFIEVETPMLIASTPEGARDFVVPSRKEPGSFYALPQSPQIFKQLCMVGGVDRYYQIARCLRDEDLRADRQFEFMQLDAEASFVSQDDVLAFISYASSSATEAVTGERPGEIPRMSWHEAMERFGSDKPDIRFGMELVELTGVFADTGFRAFQAPCVKGIRVPGGADLSRNRLDDLTEQCKQWGAKGLVWMKVEDDGINSPVAKFLSDEEIDALRSTLEAEVGDLLLIVADERRTVSHVLGLVRLELGRPPVTEGGLHFLWVVDFPLFEGLDDAGNPIPAHHPFTMPHEEDLDALERGDLLDVRSRAYDLVLNGWELGSGSVRIHRREIQERIFAILGIGAEESQAKFGFLLDAFRYGAPPHAGFAFGMDRLTAILAGEENIREVIAFPKTQSGADPLTNAPTGIDEHHLTELGLRVLPPTD; from the coding sequence TTGACCGACTACTCCACCTCTCTACGAACCGACCTCTGCGGTGACCTACGGGTTGGCGACGTGGGCCGCCAGGTCACCCTCTGCGGCTGGGTCGACCGGCGCCGGGAACACGGCGAACATCTGGCTTTCGTCGACTTGCGGGACCGCAGCGGAGTGGTGCAGTTGGTCATCGACGGAGCGCACGACCTGCGTAGCGAGTACGTCCTGCAGGTCACCGGAACGGTGCGCGAGCGCCCAGCCGACACCGCTAACGACGGCCTGGCCACCGGCGCCGTGGAGGTCGACGCCACCGATGTGACCGTCCTGTCGACCGCCGAGCCGCCACCCTTCCCCCTGGACGACCGTATCGACGTGGACGAGGTGCTGCGGCTCCGCCACAGGTACGTGGACCTGCGCCGGCCCCGGATGCAGCGCAACCTGGAGGTCCGGGCCCGGGTGAACAGCGCCATCCGCCAGGCCATGGAGGAGCAGGGGTTCATCGAGGTCGAGACCCCGATGCTGATCGCCAGCACGCCCGAGGGTGCACGCGACTTCGTGGTCCCGTCCCGTAAGGAACCGGGTTCCTTCTACGCCCTGCCCCAGAGCCCGCAGATCTTCAAGCAGCTCTGCATGGTCGGCGGTGTGGACCGCTACTACCAGATCGCCCGCTGCCTGCGCGACGAGGACCTCCGGGCCGACCGCCAGTTCGAGTTCATGCAACTCGACGCCGAAGCCAGTTTCGTCTCCCAGGACGACGTGCTGGCCTTCATCTCGTATGCCAGCTCGTCGGCCACCGAAGCGGTTACCGGCGAGCGCCCGGGGGAGATACCACGGATGTCGTGGCACGAGGCCATGGAGCGTTTCGGATCCGATAAGCCCGACATCCGGTTCGGAATGGAGCTGGTCGAACTGACCGGGGTGTTCGCCGACACCGGTTTCCGGGCCTTCCAGGCCCCCTGTGTGAAGGGCATCCGGGTGCCGGGCGGCGCCGATCTGTCCCGAAACCGGCTGGACGACCTGACCGAGCAGTGCAAGCAGTGGGGGGCCAAAGGCCTGGTCTGGATGAAGGTGGAGGACGACGGCATCAATTCCCCAGTGGCCAAGTTCTTGTCCGACGAGGAGATCGATGCTCTGCGCTCCACCCTGGAGGCCGAGGTCGGCGACCTGCTCCTCATCGTGGCCGACGAGCGCCGCACCGTCAGCCATGTCCTGGGTCTGGTCCGCCTGGAGCTGGGTCGCCCGCCGGTCACCGAGGGCGGCCTCCACTTCCTGTGGGTGGTGGACTTCCCGCTGTTCGAGGGCCTGGACGACGCGGGGAACCCGATTCCGGCCCACCATCCTTTCACCATGCCGCACGAGGAGGACCTTGACGCCCTGGAACGTGGCGACCTGCTCGACGTCCGGTCCCGGGCCTACGACCTCGTCCTGAACGGGTGGGAGCTGGGCTCGGGCAGCGTACGGATCCACCGGCGGGAGATCCAGGAGCGGATCTTCGCCATCCTGGGGATCGGTGCCGAGGAGTCGCAGGCCAAGTTCGGGTTCCTGCTTGACGCCTTCCGCTACGGGGCGCCGCCCCACGCCGGCTTCGCCTTCGGCATGGACCGCCTGACGGCCATCCTGGCCGGCGAGGAGAACATCCGCGAGGTCATCGCCTTCCCAAAGACCCAGTCGGGCGCCGATCCGCTGACCAACGCGCCGACCGGGATCGACGAGCACCATCTCACCGAGCTGGGCCTGCGGGTCCTGCCGCCCACCGACTAG